From a region of the Acinetobacter calcoaceticus genome:
- a CDS encoding TonB-dependent siderophore receptor produces MHCRTGSYSMDRHSLNLHFITCSKTALASSIALMTSVVYANEAEVSQLPTITVNATQNVDALYSSKKVDLSGFQTGDIKKIPASITTITSERIADQHAKTLTDVIKNDSSLGDGYAAIGYYPNFVARGFSLDLGSSYLINGHNIRGEQNVALENKERVEILKGISAIQSGMSTPGGVVNYVTKRPADVKSITVDANSEGGYTLATDVGGFLNDKFGYRINLAHESIHPNVDHANGKREFGSVALDWKINDRSKLLFDIEAQHQSQRSVPGYQLLDGQVPTNVDEDRLLGYQSWSKPVVNNSVNASLKYQYVFNDQWNGSLSASQSRVVIDDNSAFPWGCYNDICEVTGLGNTFDKHGNYDIYDFRSPDDTRITNQFAAGLNGQFNTGNIQHQVALELQRTYKTLKHHTPLNVAVGTGNIYQDTIDYSSSSESLGDRYKALESNQTAFTISDRVQFNDQWSTLLGGKLIHLDEQAYNSDGQQSRDTDLNKFLPQLALMYSPAATSNLYASYAKGLSDGSEAPWFSNNALEILSPRNSEQFELGIKQQVQNFLLTAAIFDLKQDNQYSKVNADGTFDFIEQGEQHNQGIELGLTGALTDTVDVSSGITYTKSRLVDIDSDSYKGHQTQNVPKVRATAQLSYKVPSVEGLRLLSGMQYSSSKYANKEATAKVGGYSVFNIGAAYKTNFAGHDTTFRFNIDNLFNKKYWRDVGAFMGDDYLFLGNPRTAQFSTTFNF; encoded by the coding sequence ATGCACTGTAGGACAGGTAGTTATTCAATGGACAGACACTCGTTAAATCTTCACTTCATAACATGTTCTAAAACAGCATTGGCTTCATCTATTGCACTGATGACATCTGTAGTCTATGCAAATGAAGCGGAGGTTTCACAGCTCCCAACTATTACCGTGAATGCTACCCAAAACGTTGATGCTTTATATTCCTCAAAAAAAGTTGATTTATCTGGTTTTCAAACAGGCGATATTAAAAAAATTCCTGCCTCTATCACAACAATTACATCTGAGCGCATAGCAGATCAACACGCAAAAACACTGACTGATGTTATTAAAAATGATTCATCTTTAGGGGATGGCTACGCTGCAATTGGCTATTATCCAAATTTCGTAGCTCGTGGTTTTTCGCTCGATTTAGGTTCAAGTTATCTCATTAATGGCCATAACATTCGTGGTGAACAAAACGTTGCTTTAGAAAATAAAGAGCGGGTAGAAATTTTAAAAGGAATTTCTGCTATTCAAAGTGGAATGTCGACTCCAGGTGGTGTTGTCAACTATGTGACCAAACGACCTGCCGATGTTAAGAGTATTACCGTAGATGCAAACTCAGAAGGTGGTTATACACTTGCAACGGATGTAGGCGGCTTTTTGAATGATAAATTTGGCTATCGAATTAATTTAGCCCATGAAAGTATTCACCCAAATGTTGACCACGCAAATGGTAAACGTGAGTTTGGTTCAGTTGCTTTAGATTGGAAAATTAATGATCGCTCTAAACTATTATTTGATATTGAAGCTCAGCATCAAAGCCAACGCTCAGTTCCGGGGTATCAACTGCTTGATGGACAAGTACCAACAAATGTTGATGAAGACCGTTTATTGGGTTATCAGTCTTGGAGTAAGCCTGTTGTCAATAACAGTGTAAATGCCAGCTTGAAATATCAATATGTCTTTAATGATCAGTGGAACGGCAGTTTAAGTGCATCGCAAAGCCGTGTTGTGATTGATGATAATAGTGCTTTCCCATGGGGATGTTATAACGATATTTGTGAAGTTACTGGTTTAGGCAATACTTTTGATAAACATGGTAATTACGATATTTACGATTTCCGTAGTCCAGATGACACACGTATTACCAACCAGTTTGCTGCTGGGTTAAATGGTCAATTCAATACTGGCAACATTCAGCACCAAGTTGCTTTGGAACTACAACGTACTTATAAGACCTTAAAGCACCATACACCTCTTAATGTAGCGGTAGGAACAGGTAATATCTATCAAGATACGATTGACTATAGCTCATCATCAGAAAGCTTAGGCGATCGTTACAAAGCTCTAGAAAGCAATCAGACTGCTTTCACGATATCTGACCGAGTTCAATTTAACGATCAATGGTCAACTCTACTAGGTGGAAAACTTATTCACCTTGATGAGCAAGCTTATAATTCAGATGGGCAGCAAAGCCGAGATACGGATTTAAATAAGTTCTTACCACAATTAGCGCTCATGTATAGCCCAGCTGCTACGTCTAATCTTTATGCTTCATATGCCAAAGGTTTATCGGATGGTAGTGAAGCACCTTGGTTTTCTAATAATGCTCTTGAAATTTTATCACCTAGAAATTCTGAACAATTTGAACTTGGTATTAAGCAACAAGTACAAAACTTCTTGCTAACAGCTGCTATTTTTGATTTAAAACAGGATAATCAATATAGCAAAGTCAATGCCGATGGAACTTTCGATTTTATTGAGCAAGGTGAACAGCACAATCAAGGTATTGAATTAGGTTTAACAGGTGCATTAACAGATACAGTAGATGTAAGCTCAGGTATTACCTATACCAAATCTCGCCTTGTTGATATTGATAGTGACAGCTACAAAGGTCATCAAACTCAAAATGTACCGAAAGTACGGGCAACTGCTCAGTTATCTTATAAAGTACCTTCAGTTGAAGGTTTAAGATTACTCAGTGGTATGCAATATAGTAGTAGTAAATATGCAAACAAAGAGGCAACTGCAAAAGTAGGTGGATATAGCGTCTTTAATATTGGTGCCGCCTATAAAACAAATTTTGCTGGGCATGACACGACGTTTAGATTCAATATTGACAACTTATTTAATAAGAAATATTGGCGTGATGTAGGCGCATTTATGGGCGATGACTACTTATTCTTAGGTAATCCTCGTACAGCTCAATTCTCTACAACTTTTAATTTTTAA
- a CDS encoding MFS transporter has translation MTYTKEEKRSRIRGIVGAASGNLVEWFDFYIYAVFAAYFTQALTAPDMDSSTKAIYVWGVFAASFFMRPIGSWIFGRIADRHGRKKSMVISICLMALSSFLFAALPTYDQVGLFAPFLLLVVRLLQGLSVGGEYGAVATYMSELGLKGQRGFYSSFQYVTLSGGQLLASLLGVILLTFLSEEQLLNGGWRIPFVIGGIAAIVSLLARSRLEETLSHQDSERAGSGSLRELFKKHWKTFLLVVGYTSAGSLTFYVETVYSKTYLTNLGMDGKTVGYIMTFALFVYMCAQPVFGSISDRIGRRSSMLAFSLLSAIFIYPVMAIGMPNYIDSPIIITLLLIFMMLILSFYTSISGLVKAEMFPPYVRALGVGFSYAVGNAIFGGSAPSVALQFKAAGIENTFFIYVIVMLIICFLCSLALPKKPDYLEHDH, from the coding sequence ATGACATACACTAAGGAAGAAAAACGTAGCAGAATACGCGGTATTGTTGGTGCGGCCTCTGGTAACCTTGTTGAATGGTTTGACTTTTATATCTATGCAGTCTTTGCGGCTTATTTTACACAAGCCTTAACTGCACCTGACATGGATAGTTCGACCAAAGCTATTTATGTCTGGGGTGTATTTGCTGCAAGTTTTTTCATGCGTCCTATTGGTAGCTGGATATTTGGGCGTATTGCAGATCGACATGGTCGAAAAAAATCAATGGTCATTTCTATTTGCTTAATGGCATTGAGTTCCTTCTTATTTGCTGCCTTGCCTACTTACGATCAAGTCGGATTATTTGCTCCTTTTCTTTTACTCGTTGTCCGCTTACTTCAAGGCTTATCAGTCGGTGGTGAATATGGTGCCGTAGCAACCTACATGAGTGAATTAGGATTAAAAGGTCAACGTGGTTTTTACTCCTCTTTTCAATACGTCACACTCTCTGGTGGTCAATTACTGGCAAGTTTGCTCGGCGTAATTTTATTAACGTTTTTGAGTGAGGAACAATTACTTAATGGTGGTTGGCGTATTCCATTTGTTATTGGTGGTATTGCTGCAATTGTATCTTTACTCGCTCGTAGTCGCTTAGAAGAAACGCTTTCTCATCAAGACAGTGAACGTGCGGGATCAGGTAGTTTAAGAGAACTCTTTAAAAAACACTGGAAAACATTCTTATTGGTGGTTGGTTATACCTCTGCTGGTTCATTAACTTTTTATGTTGAAACCGTTTATTCAAAAACCTATTTAACGAACTTAGGTATGGATGGAAAAACCGTTGGTTATATAATGACCTTCGCGTTGTTTGTCTATATGTGTGCTCAACCTGTATTTGGTTCAATTTCCGACCGTATTGGGCGACGTTCTTCAATGTTGGCTTTTAGCTTATTATCTGCGATTTTTATCTATCCCGTTATGGCAATCGGAATGCCTAATTATATAGATTCGCCGATCATCATTACCTTGCTCCTCATTTTTATGATGTTGATCTTGAGTTTCTATACATCTATTAGTGGTTTAGTTAAAGCCGAAATGTTCCCTCCATATGTGCGTGCATTGGGCGTAGGATTTTCTTATGCAGTAGGTAATGCCATTTTTGGTGGGTCGGCACCTTCGGTTGCATTACAGTTTAAAGCTGCTGGAATTGAAAACACCTTCTTCATCTATGTCATTGTTATGCTTATTATCTGTTTCTTATGTAGCCTTGCGCTTCCGAAAAAACCAGATTATTTAGAACATGACCATTAA
- a CDS encoding HEAT repeat domain-containing protein has product MSFYYQTLDDQDEYNQEFLAQLNQPDEKVRFVALMNIGDEENPDLLPWVHDALKHDPSALVREEAAKKLESWEDEASLYVLAQALIDESADVRQAASQSLSEIKEAASADVLAPYLQHENTFVKSAILRALKPLRPQQFFAEISALVQHQDILVRREAVSALSWLQQDQAIAILAKIVETDVDDEVRRIATGGLAYSKTISADVIQALQYSLGAKSWQLRVESALTIGKLRIIQLETQLISALSDPYWQVQIAAVRSLGLLKSSLAVTDLAVNFKHEISNLRKEVALALGEIGTQEAQMLLEQHQHDPDPEVRKAIRIGLTQITEGAYATQT; this is encoded by the coding sequence TCAACCAGATGAAAAGGTTCGTTTTGTTGCTTTAATGAATATTGGTGATGAGGAAAATCCAGATTTATTGCCTTGGGTACATGACGCATTAAAACATGATCCTTCCGCTTTGGTCCGTGAAGAAGCTGCTAAAAAACTAGAAAGTTGGGAAGATGAAGCGAGCTTATATGTGCTTGCTCAAGCTTTGATAGATGAAAGTGCTGATGTTCGTCAGGCAGCAAGTCAGAGTTTAAGTGAAATCAAAGAAGCTGCATCAGCTGATGTACTTGCACCATATTTACAGCATGAAAATACTTTTGTAAAAAGCGCAATTTTACGTGCATTAAAACCTTTACGACCACAGCAGTTCTTTGCAGAAATATCAGCTTTGGTACAGCATCAAGATATTCTTGTACGCCGTGAAGCTGTGAGTGCTTTAAGCTGGTTGCAACAAGATCAAGCCATTGCAATATTGGCAAAAATTGTTGAAACAGATGTAGATGATGAAGTACGTAGAATAGCAACAGGTGGTCTTGCCTATAGTAAAACTATATCGGCCGATGTAATTCAGGCACTTCAATATTCGCTAGGTGCTAAAAGTTGGCAACTACGAGTTGAGTCGGCACTCACTATTGGAAAATTACGTATTATTCAGCTTGAAACGCAATTAATTAGCGCTTTATCTGACCCTTACTGGCAAGTACAAATTGCAGCTGTACGCAGTTTAGGGTTATTAAAATCGAGTTTGGCCGTTACAGATTTAGCAGTTAATTTTAAACATGAAATTAGCAATTTACGCAAAGAAGTTGCTTTAGCGCTGGGTGAAATTGGCACACAAGAAGCTCAAATGCTATTAGAGCAGCATCAACATGACCCTGATCCTGAAGTCCGAAAAGCAATTCGTATTGGATTAACTCAAATCACGGAGGGGGCGTATGCAACTCAGACCTGA
- a CDS encoding LysR substrate-binding domain-containing protein, whose amino-acid sequence MNLEVRWVEDLLTLERERSISKAAEKRFISQSAFTRRIQQLEEMIGAEVIIRNNKNNIEFTDIGRIMLVMSKNIEKQVEETAKLIKNIKNETESTIRFCVVHSLASGFLTTFLKKFPTFMRDLKIEIVATNSGEGLSLLKEGACDFMICYADRSHINRVGDDILSGIKIAETEIVPVSATEADHTPKHTIQNNFSLLAYSKHAYLRKLVDQLIEGKLIYKTLYETDNATNLKELVLQGLGVAWIPKINVEEDLANGKLVMLDHHEYCLPQDIYIFKNNLSDNKAVQQIWKGFQTQPD is encoded by the coding sequence ATGAACTTAGAAGTACGTTGGGTAGAAGATCTTTTGACATTGGAGCGAGAGCGTTCTATTTCAAAAGCAGCAGAAAAACGATTTATTAGTCAATCCGCTTTTACACGTAGAATTCAGCAATTAGAAGAGATGATTGGAGCTGAAGTTATTATTAGAAATAATAAAAATAATATTGAATTTACAGACATCGGGCGAATTATGCTGGTTATGTCTAAAAATATTGAGAAGCAGGTGGAAGAGACCGCTAAGCTGATTAAAAATATTAAAAATGAAACCGAATCTACCATTCGTTTTTGTGTGGTTCACTCACTAGCTTCTGGTTTTTTAACGACTTTTTTGAAAAAATTTCCAACGTTTATGCGTGATTTAAAAATTGAAATTGTAGCGACAAATAGTGGCGAGGGTTTATCTCTTTTAAAAGAAGGTGCCTGCGATTTTATGATTTGTTATGCAGACCGATCTCATATTAACCGTGTTGGTGATGATATTTTAAGTGGGATCAAGATTGCTGAAACAGAGATTGTTCCTGTATCGGCTACCGAAGCAGACCATACGCCTAAGCATACAATTCAAAATAATTTTTCATTGCTTGCTTATAGTAAACATGCTTATTTGCGAAAATTAGTAGACCAACTGATCGAGGGTAAGCTGATTTATAAAACCTTATACGAGACTGATAATGCAACTAATTTAAAGGAGCTCGTATTACAAGGTCTAGGCGTTGCATGGATTCCAAAAATCAATGTAGAAGAAGATCTTGCGAATGGAAAATTGGTTATGTTAGATCATCATGAGTATTGTCTTCCTCAAGATATTTATATTTTTAAAAATAATTTGAGTGATAACAAAGCAGTCCAGCAAATCTGGAAGGGCTTCCAAACTCAGCCTGATTAA
- a CDS encoding aspartate ammonia-lyase: MMNAEITTRIEKDLIGYREINNNDYYGVQTLRALENFNLTQSKVRDFPHLIKALAMVKLACAEANHNLKSLDQTKFEAIEYSCNQLIRGNFHDQFPIDMLQGGAGTSTNMNANEVLANVALEYMGHAKGQYQYLHPNNDINMSQSTNDVYPTAIRLGLLLNLDELNLPFNNLILSFRNKSQEFAHILKMGRTQLQDAVPMTLGQEFGAFAVTLQKDLEQINTLIPNVLAYMNLGGTAIGTGITTEFNYRELAIQALAKISGKKIKSSPDLIEATSDMGDFVLLSGLLKRTATKLSKIANDLRLLSSGPRTGINEINLEARQPGSSIMPGKVNPVIPEAMNLACFQIIANDLAVTLAAEAGQLQLNAMEPLIAFKLFESMDLLGNAMTMFQSKCIDTITANPEHCKALVENSIGIVTALNPYLGYETTTRIAKTANETGESVLALVQNEGLLSAQVLDDILSINNMVKPKMSA, from the coding sequence ATGATGAACGCTGAAATTACCACCCGTATTGAGAAGGATCTTATTGGTTATAGAGAAATCAATAATAATGATTATTACGGAGTTCAAACATTACGTGCTCTAGAAAACTTTAACTTAACTCAAAGCAAAGTTAGAGATTTCCCTCATTTAATTAAAGCGTTAGCAATGGTAAAACTTGCTTGTGCTGAAGCGAATCATAATCTTAAAAGCTTAGATCAAACTAAATTTGAAGCAATTGAATACAGTTGTAATCAACTTATTCGCGGTAATTTTCACGATCAATTCCCGATCGATATGTTACAAGGTGGTGCTGGTACTTCAACCAATATGAATGCAAATGAAGTATTGGCGAATGTTGCTTTAGAATATATGGGACATGCAAAAGGCCAATATCAATATTTACACCCTAATAATGATATCAACATGTCACAGTCTACAAATGACGTGTACCCTACTGCAATTCGTTTAGGCTTATTATTAAATTTAGACGAATTGAATCTCCCTTTTAATAACTTAATTTTAAGTTTCCGTAACAAGTCTCAAGAATTTGCTCACATCTTAAAAATGGGTCGTACTCAGTTGCAAGATGCTGTACCAATGACATTAGGTCAAGAGTTTGGAGCTTTTGCAGTAACCTTACAAAAAGATCTTGAGCAAATTAATACGCTTATTCCAAATGTACTGGCTTATATGAACCTTGGCGGTACAGCGATTGGTACAGGAATCACCACTGAATTTAACTATCGCGAACTTGCGATCCAAGCGCTTGCAAAAATCTCTGGTAAGAAAATTAAGTCATCTCCTGATTTAATCGAAGCAACTTCAGATATGGGCGATTTCGTTCTTTTATCTGGTTTATTAAAACGCACAGCAACTAAGCTATCGAAAATTGCTAACGACTTGCGTTTACTTTCAAGTGGACCTCGTACCGGCATTAACGAAATTAACCTAGAAGCACGTCAACCGGGTAGTTCAATCATGCCGGGTAAAGTAAACCCAGTTATTCCAGAAGCGATGAACCTTGCTTGTTTCCAGATTATTGCAAATGATTTGGCTGTAACTTTGGCTGCTGAAGCGGGTCAATTACAGCTTAATGCAATGGAACCACTTATTGCATTCAAACTATTTGAATCGATGGATTTGCTTGGTAACGCGATGACAATGTTCCAAAGTAAATGTATTGATACGATTACGGCGAATCCTGAGCATTGTAAAGCTTTAGTTGAAAATTCAATTGGTATTGTGACTGCACTTAACCCATATTTGGGTTATGAAACTACAACTCGTATTGCTAAAACTGCAAACGAAACTGGAGAAAGTGTATTGGCACTCGTTCAGAACGAAGGCTTATTATCAGCACAAGTGCTTGATGATATCTTGTCGATTAATAATATGGTTAAACCAAAAATGTCGGCTTAA
- a CDS encoding DUF971 domain-containing protein, with product MQLRPDIRVDILNKQVHFIWSDGSSLCLSHQNLREICPCGFCRSKRIKQIKIEQAEIEITAMFDQGYGAQICFSDGHDKGIYPWVFLKEFSNY from the coding sequence ATGCAACTCAGACCTGATATCCGTGTAGATATTTTAAATAAACAAGTTCATTTTATTTGGAGTGATGGTTCAAGCCTATGCTTGAGTCATCAAAATCTTAGAGAAATTTGTCCGTGCGGTTTTTGCAGGTCAAAACGTATAAAACAAATAAAAATTGAACAGGCGGAAATTGAAATTACCGCAATGTTTGATCAAGGATATGGTGCCCAAATCTGTTTTAGTGATGGACATGACAAAGGAATTTATCCTTGGGTTTTCTTAAAAGAGTTTTCTAATTACTAA